The Musa acuminata AAA Group cultivar baxijiao chromosome BXJ2-2, Cavendish_Baxijiao_AAA, whole genome shotgun sequence genome has a segment encoding these proteins:
- the LOC103975423 gene encoding uncharacterized protein LOC103975423, with amino-acid sequence MNRKPGDWNCRSCQHLNFSRRDSCQRCGDPRMSVDRSEYAAIGGRGGPSFGFSGSDVRPGDWYCSCGAHNFASRSSCFKCGALKDDSAIGGGGGGGGCGFDGDVPRSRAFGFGGGRAGWKSGDWICNRSGCNEHNFASRMECFRCSAPRDSGTEV; translated from the exons ATGAACAGGAAGCCGGGAGACTGGAACTGCAGGTCCTGCCAACACCTCAACTTCAGCCGCCGGGACTCGTGCCAGCGATGCGGCGACCCGAGGATGAGCGTGGACAGGTCCGAGTACGCAGCCATCGGTGGCCGCGGCGGGCCATCGTTCGGCTTCAGCGGCTCCGACGTCCGCCCAGGTGACTGGTACTGCTCCTGCGGTGCCCACAACTTCGCCAGCCGCTCCAGCTGCTTCAAGTGCGGCGCCTTGAAGGATGACTCCGccatcggcggcggcggcggaggcggaggctgCGGCTTCGACGGCGACGTGCCACGGTCGCGGGCGTTCGGGTTCGGCGGTGGGCGTGCCGGGTGGAAGTCCGGAGACTGGATCTGCAACAG GTCGGGCTGCAACGAGCACAACTTCGCAAGCAGAATGGAATGCTTCCGCTGCAGTGCACCGAGGGATTCAG GCACTGAAGTCTAA